The Orcinus orca chromosome 16, mOrcOrc1.1, whole genome shotgun sequence genome includes a window with the following:
- the GJC3 gene encoding gap junction gamma-3 protein, with protein sequence MCGRFLRRLVVEESRHSTPVGRLLLPVLLGFRLMLLAASGTGVYGDEQSEFVCHTQQLGCKAACYDAFHPLSPLRFWAFQVTLVAVPSALYMGFILYHVIWHWEESEKVKKEEETLIRQGEKSRDALGPGSPRVLWAYVAQLGVRLALEGAALGGQYHLYGFKMPSSFACRREPCLGSISCNLSRPSEKTIFLKTMFGVTGLCLLFTLLELVLLGLGRWWKIWKHKSPSSKYFPTSESAQRHKEPTDNFPVVETKERFAEAGERGTDVPLSTCP encoded by the coding sequence ATGTGCGGCAGGTTCCTGAGGCGGCTGGTGGTGGAGGAGAGCCGGCACTCCACCCCCGTGGGGCGCCTCCTGCTTCCCGTCCTCCTGGGGTTCCGCCTCATGCTGCTGGCCGCCAGTGGGACGGGGGTCTACGGCGACGAGCAGAGCGAGTTCGTGTGTCACACGCAGCAGCTGGGCTGCAAGGCTGCCTGCTACGATGCCTTCCACCCTCTCTCCCCGCTGCGCTTCTGGGCCTTCCAGGTCACCCTGGTGGCTGTACCCAGTGCCCTCTACATGGGTTTCATTCTGTATCATGTGATCTGGCACTGGGAGGAATCTGAAAAggtgaagaaggaagaggagacccTGATTCGCCAAGGGGAGAAAAGCAGAGATGCCTTGGGGCCTGGAAGCCCCAGGGTGCTCTGGGCCTATGTGGCACAGCTGGGGGTGCGACTGGCCCTTGAAGGGGCAGCTTTGGGGGGGCAGTACCATCTGTACGGGTTCAAGATGCCCAGCTCCTTTGCGTGTCGTCGAGAGCCTTGCCTTGGTAGTATAAGCTGTAATCTGTCTCGCCCCTCTGAGAAGACCATCTTCCTGAAGACCATGTTTGGGGTCACTGGGCTCTGTCTCTTGTTCACGCTTTTGGAGCTTGTGCTCCTGggcctggggagatggtggaagaTCTGGAAGCACAAATCTCCCTCTTCTAAGTACTTCCCAACTTCAGAGAGCGCCCAAAGACACAAGGAACCGACTGATAACTTCCCAGTGGTGGAAACAAAAGAACGGTTTGCAGAAGCAGGTGAGAGGGGCACTGATGTCCCTCTTTCTACCTGTCCCTGA